A section of the Vicinamibacterales bacterium genome encodes:
- a CDS encoding M55 family metallopeptidase, with protein sequence MRVRHLVTVFLAVLVCTVTAAGPRPLKVLVLCDMEGVSEATSLAHTNYNTPEYQEARISLTADVNAAIAGLKAAGVGEIVVVDGHGSGNTVEPDVFENKLVAPARMISRNAPFDIYMDSYDHSVDAVVAIAMHAGAGNRSGFLSHTYSGVAVDYRVNGAPFNETMILAMGAARLKIPIVAVSGDDQLERELRRNLPWVQYAMVKHAVDRTRAEPLARDEIDRRITAAARAGIEKLDAARLPDVGGPYRFALTFRDEAETTNAALFPGADTALNARTVQVRANDFEEGYRKSLRLLGLAGAAARETALQAVMATAPDAAAWRARIGEWNGERFLDRVSPPVASAPTGKPRYWGAR encoded by the coding sequence ATGCGGGTTCGCCATCTCGTCACCGTCTTCCTCGCAGTCCTGGTCTGCACGGTCACGGCAGCCGGCCCCCGTCCGCTGAAGGTCCTTGTCCTGTGCGACATGGAAGGCGTGTCGGAAGCCACCAGCCTCGCGCACACCAACTACAACACGCCCGAGTATCAGGAGGCGCGAATCTCTCTCACAGCCGATGTCAACGCGGCGATTGCCGGCCTGAAGGCCGCCGGCGTCGGCGAGATCGTCGTCGTCGACGGCCATGGATCGGGCAACACCGTCGAGCCGGACGTGTTCGAGAACAAGCTGGTTGCGCCAGCCAGGATGATCTCGAGGAACGCACCGTTCGACATCTACATGGACAGCTACGATCACTCGGTCGACGCCGTCGTGGCGATCGCCATGCACGCCGGCGCCGGTAACCGGTCGGGCTTCCTGTCCCACACGTACAGCGGCGTGGCGGTGGACTATCGGGTGAACGGTGCGCCGTTCAACGAAACGATGATCCTTGCCATGGGTGCTGCGCGGCTGAAGATCCCGATCGTGGCCGTGAGCGGCGACGACCAACTCGAAAGGGAGCTGCGACGGAACCTGCCGTGGGTCCAGTACGCCATGGTCAAGCACGCCGTCGACCGCACCAGGGCCGAACCGCTGGCCCGCGATGAGATCGACCGGCGCATCACCGCCGCCGCCCGCGCTGGCATCGAGAAGCTCGATGCGGCGCGCCTCCCCGACGTGGGTGGGCCGTATCGATTCGCCTTGACCTTCCGAGACGAAGCCGAGACCACCAACGCCGCACTCTTCCCCGGCGCCGACACCGCGCTCAACGCACGAACCGTGCAGGTGCGTGCGAACGACTTCGAGGAAGGTTATCGCAAGAGCCTGCGCCTGCTCGGTCTCGCTGGTGCCGCGGCGCGCGAGACGGCGCTGCAGGCCGTGATGGCAACGGCACCGGATGCGGCCGCGTGGCGGGCTCGAATCGGTGAGTGGAACGGCGAACGCTTCCTGGATCGCGTCTCGCCGCCCGTCGCCTCCGCGCCGACCGGAAAGCCCCGCTATTGGGGCGCGCGGTAA
- a CDS encoding isoprenylcysteine carboxylmethyltransferase family protein encodes MADNHERWWQGARGEWLVVVQVALIALVFFGPRTLADRALPMFPFPRACGTLGLVLMIAGTGFLIAGIIRLGPGLTPLPYPKDGATLIDTGPYALVRHPMYFGGMVLALGWALYVGSWLTVGYAVVLFVFLDLKSRREERWLADRFPGYRTYQRRVRRLIPLLY; translated from the coding sequence ATGGCTGACAATCACGAACGCTGGTGGCAGGGAGCCCGCGGCGAATGGCTTGTCGTGGTCCAGGTCGCCCTGATCGCGCTGGTCTTCTTCGGACCCCGCACGCTTGCCGACCGAGCCCTGCCGATGTTTCCCTTCCCGCGCGCCTGCGGCACGCTGGGTCTCGTCCTGATGATTGCCGGGACCGGGTTCCTCATCGCGGGCATCATCAGGCTGGGCCCAGGCTTGACGCCGTTGCCCTACCCGAAGGACGGTGCGACGCTCATCGATACCGGCCCCTACGCGCTTGTTCGCCATCCGATGTACTTCGGAGGGATGGTCCTCGCCCTCGGCTGGGCGCTGTATGTTGGCAGTTGGCTGACGGTGGGGTACGCGGTCGTGCTCTTCGTGTTCCTCGATCTGAAGTCACGCCGTGAGGAGAGGTGGTTGGCAGACAGGTTCCCGGGTTACCGCACCTATCAAAGGCGCGTGCGGAGACTCATTCCTTTGCTGTACTGA